One Actinomyces respiraculi DNA window includes the following coding sequences:
- a CDS encoding DAK2 domain-containing protein, giving the protein MTVTGTRTPPPVLDARTIRSWMSLAVRTATRTRELIDGFNVFPVPDADTGSNVLLTLTSAAAALDRLPRAADAAQATRTIADGAVRGARGNSGLLVSQALAALAEVAADAPTGLRPVELVHAYEAIASSTWEAVSRPVTGTLLTVAADAAQAARALLDDAAPTAPPTVGDIAGAAALSAQESVVETAGTGHGPVDAGGAALMLMLTALCDVLSAPTPGAQPDGPLTAVAVQMLTDLAASSVSHGSLLQGGPASSTGEFEVMYLLEATAAQATALRHQLERVGDSVGVVGAPDALGVGLYQVHVHTNTPRAALPRTGRCRQVCIHHLHPTALALGEPLEAGEPPLPYASAAQASAGHVISFERLASRRRLDGVGPQQEQASGRRPSASPATERAHRVGVIACTRAPGLIEQLARTGAVVLLDPDREGVLRAVGDLGLPQVLVLPCDADSAARAHEAGRRLSARTVPSTVCGPAGAATPEHAGHAPTSSQLLVADTDDEARVLAASVAVATRTTGTSLTDLALFAGRAGEDMRTLALDGEAAEADAVASAVAALLRPDDELLTVILGRDALPDVGALAVSAAERAAALTGTDPVEVVVHAGGQAHPDVLIAIE; this is encoded by the coding sequence ATGACGGTGACAGGCACGCGTACGCCCCCACCCGTGCTCGACGCGCGCACGATCCGCTCCTGGATGAGCCTGGCGGTGCGCACCGCCACCCGCACCCGCGAGCTTATCGACGGCTTCAACGTCTTTCCCGTGCCCGACGCCGACACCGGTAGCAACGTCCTGCTCACCCTGACCTCGGCCGCCGCGGCCCTTGATCGCCTGCCCCGGGCCGCCGACGCCGCCCAGGCCACTCGTACCATCGCCGACGGCGCCGTGCGCGGGGCCCGCGGCAACTCCGGCCTGCTCGTCTCCCAGGCCCTGGCCGCCCTGGCCGAGGTCGCCGCCGACGCCCCCACCGGACTGCGCCCCGTCGAGCTCGTCCACGCCTACGAGGCCATCGCCTCCTCCACCTGGGAGGCCGTCTCCCGCCCCGTCACCGGCACCCTGCTCACTGTCGCGGCCGACGCCGCCCAAGCCGCCCGCGCCCTGCTCGACGACGCCGCGCCCACCGCCCCTCCCACCGTCGGCGACATCGCCGGCGCGGCGGCGCTCAGCGCCCAGGAGAGCGTCGTCGAGACCGCGGGCACGGGCCACGGCCCCGTCGATGCCGGTGGTGCCGCCCTCATGCTCATGCTCACCGCGCTGTGTGACGTCCTGTCCGCCCCCACCCCGGGTGCGCAGCCGGACGGCCCGCTCACCGCCGTCGCCGTTCAGATGCTCACCGACCTGGCCGCCTCCAGCGTCTCCCACGGCTCCCTTCTCCAGGGCGGACCCGCCTCCTCCACCGGCGAGTTCGAGGTGATGTACCTCCTCGAGGCCACCGCCGCCCAGGCGACCGCCCTGCGCCACCAGCTCGAGCGCGTCGGTGACAGCGTCGGTGTCGTCGGCGCCCCTGACGCCCTGGGCGTCGGCCTCTACCAGGTCCACGTCCACACCAACACCCCGCGTGCCGCCCTGCCCCGCACCGGACGCTGCCGCCAGGTCTGCATCCACCACCTGCACCCCACCGCCCTCGCCCTGGGTGAGCCCCTGGAGGCCGGTGAGCCCCCCTTGCCCTACGCCTCGGCTGCCCAGGCGTCCGCCGGGCACGTCATCTCCTTCGAGCGCCTGGCCTCCCGCCGCCGTCTGGACGGTGTCGGCCCGCAGCAGGAACAGGCCTCGGGTCGGCGCCCCTCGGCGTCCCCGGCGACCGAGCGGGCCCACCGGGTGGGCGTCATCGCTTGCACCCGGGCCCCCGGGCTCATCGAGCAGCTGGCCCGCACCGGCGCCGTCGTCCTGCTCGACCCCGACCGTGAGGGCGTCCTGCGCGCCGTCGGCGACCTCGGCCTGCCCCAGGTCCTCGTCCTGCCCTGCGACGCCGACTCCGCGGCCCGCGCCCACGAGGCCGGACGGCGCCTGAGCGCCCGCACCGTGCCCTCCACCGTCTGCGGCCCTGCCGGCGCCGCCACCCCCGAGCACGCCGGGCACGCACCCACCTCCTCCCAGCTGCTCGTCGCCGACACCGACGACGAGGCCCGGGTCCTGGCGGCGTCCGTCGCGGTGGCCACCCGCACCACCGGCACCAGCCTCACCGACCTCGCCCTGTTCGCCGGGCGCGCCGGTGAGGACATGCGCACCCTCGCCCTGGACGGTGAGGCCGCTGAGGCCGACGCCGTCGCCTCCGCCGTCGCCGCCCTCCTGCGACCCGACGACGAGCTCCTCACCGTCATTCTCGGGCGCGACGCCCTGCCCGACGTCGGCGCCCTGGCCGTCTCCGCTGCCGAGCGCGCCGCGGCCCTGACCGGCACCGACCCCGTCGAGGTCGTCGTCCACGCGGGGGGACAGGCCCACCCCGACGTCCTCATCGCCATCGAGTAG
- the rpmB gene encoding 50S ribosomal protein L28, with the protein MAAVCDVCGKGPIFGKSVSHSHVRTNRRWNPNIQRVRALVNGAPKRLNVCTSCLKAGKVTRNI; encoded by the coding sequence GTGGCTGCTGTGTGCGACGTCTGTGGCAAGGGCCCCATCTTCGGCAAGAGCGTCTCGCACTCCCACGTGCGGACCAACCGCCGGTGGAACCCGAACATCCAGCGCGTGCGTGCTCTCGTGAACGGTGCTCCCAAGCGCCTCAACGTGTGCACGTCCTGCCTCAAGGCCGGCAAGGTGACGCGCAACATCTGA
- a CDS encoding IS5 family transposase, with the protein MSRTRFLTDEQRAVLAPLLPAQRPATGRPRRDDRQVLDGIIYRYRTGVAWRDLPERFGPWQTVCKRHRLRAGDATLDRVRQRLPAQADASGEVGWDVSVDSSVVRVHQHAANAPRDHTGGPTELPNYRNRLEEPTDHAIGRSRAGLSTKIHSMVDHACRGLVVLIGPGQAAIAPCSSR; encoded by the coding sequence GTGTCTCGTACGCGTTTCCTGACCGATGAGCAGCGGGCGGTCCTGGCTCCGCTGCTGCCTGCGCAACGGCCTGCCACCGGGCGCCCGAGGCGCGATGACCGCCAGGTGCTGGACGGCATCATCTACCGCTATCGCACGGGTGTGGCCTGGAGGGACCTGCCCGAGCGCTTCGGGCCCTGGCAGACCGTATGCAAGCGCCACCGGCTCCGGGCCGGCGACGCAACCCTGGACAGGGTTCGCCAGCGCCTGCCCGCCCAGGCCGATGCGAGCGGCGAGGTCGGCTGGGACGTGAGCGTGGACTCCTCGGTGGTGCGCGTGCACCAGCACGCCGCCAACGCGCCCCGCGACCACACAGGGGGCCCTACCGAACTACCGAATTACAGGAATCGGCTGGAAGAGCCCACTGACCACGCTATCGGTCGCTCCAGGGCAGGGCTGAGCACGAAGATCCACTCGATGGTCGACCACGCCTGTCGTGGCCTGGTCGTGCTGATCGGGCCGGGCCAGGCGGCGATAGCCCCATGCTCGAGCCGGTAA
- a CDS encoding transposase, protein MHHPRQGGPGRCPQAQGRAGGREFTFDKDSYNHRNAVERTFCDYKQWRALATRYDKLAIVYRADLVLHAITSRLP, encoded by the coding sequence GTGCATCATCCCCGTCAAGGCGGACCAGGCCGCTGCCCGCAAGCGCAGGGGCGGGCCGGCGGGCGCGAGTTCACGTTCGACAAGGACTCCTACAACCACCGCAACGCCGTGGAGAGAACCTTCTGCGACTACAAGCAGTGGAGAGCCCTGGCCACCAGGTACGACAAACTCGCCATCGTCTACCGAGCCGACCTCGTCCTGCACGCCATCACCAGCCGGCTACCTTAA
- a CDS encoding MFS transporter produces MQLATYFTSFAFSLFGNSIANVVLPVLVLVSTGEALSAGLVALASGASTFVFGLLSGPLIDRYDRRLLASAGDLVSASSIGLLATVGTFGELSLTWFIISAFLSGIGDMPAWNAREAMIYGVQRHSRVALQTLVGVRETVSALAIVLGPTFAGLLMNFFDARLVLWVTAATSLIAGTLCLAAPRAYGRMDKSEGESSKITYWTSFRDGIVFLGRSKNAVLRALTGLNVASVMLVSILQGLLIPVFMTLRDVGYANGPALAAVGLGLLSGGVIYALVGTKVHAWPLTLGASLLNVVGLVLLVQFYSVIYTIVMCFFFGLSSAAVGAVTGVVSLQVTPEEMRGRINGLQNSFSMVIGPLGIFLTAWLISGTSVTSAGWALVIFWMIVNALFLLNKRVRRAVQESQ; encoded by the coding sequence ATGCAGTTAGCTACTTATTTCACGTCTTTCGCCTTTTCTTTATTCGGTAATTCGATCGCGAACGTCGTCTTGCCGGTCCTGGTACTCGTTTCTACAGGCGAAGCTTTGAGTGCGGGCCTAGTGGCACTTGCTAGTGGTGCCAGCACATTCGTGTTTGGCCTGCTTTCTGGCCCATTGATTGATCGGTACGACCGGCGTCTCTTGGCATCTGCGGGCGACCTCGTTTCGGCGTCCAGTATTGGTCTGCTCGCCACTGTCGGCACTTTTGGCGAACTGTCGCTAACCTGGTTCATAATTTCAGCTTTCCTGAGCGGTATTGGTGACATGCCAGCGTGGAATGCGCGGGAAGCTATGATCTATGGGGTGCAGCGGCATTCGAGGGTCGCGCTTCAGACCTTGGTAGGGGTCCGGGAGACGGTCAGTGCCTTGGCGATTGTCTTAGGCCCCACCTTCGCGGGACTGCTGATGAACTTTTTCGACGCGCGGCTCGTTCTTTGGGTCACAGCTGCCACGTCCCTTATTGCCGGCACGCTCTGCCTTGCCGCACCGAGGGCCTATGGGCGCATGGATAAATCGGAAGGCGAGAGCTCGAAAATCACCTATTGGACTTCCTTCCGGGATGGAATTGTATTTTTAGGTAGGAGCAAGAACGCTGTCTTACGAGCTCTTACAGGATTGAACGTTGCGAGCGTCATGCTGGTGAGTATACTTCAAGGGCTTCTGATTCCCGTGTTTATGACCCTGAGGGATGTCGGCTACGCGAACGGGCCTGCTCTGGCCGCCGTTGGACTGGGACTGCTTTCCGGTGGTGTTATATATGCTTTGGTCGGAACCAAGGTTCATGCTTGGCCGCTGACGCTAGGAGCGTCACTGTTAAATGTGGTGGGGCTCGTGCTACTGGTGCAATTTTACTCAGTGATTTACACGATTGTCATGTGCTTCTTTTTTGGCCTCAGTTCCGCCGCCGTGGGGGCTGTAACGGGGGTCGTCTCATTGCAAGTGACGCCCGAAGAGATGCGGGGAAGGATCAACGGATTGCAAAATTCCTTCTCGATGGTCATTGGACCCCTCGGTATCTTCCTGACCGCCTGGCTTATATCAGGCACCTCGGTGACCTCCGCTGGCTGGGCGTTGGTCATCTTTTGGATGATAGTTAACGCGCTGTTCCTGCTCAACAAGCGTGTACGCCGAGCGGTCCAAGAGTCACAGTAA
- a CDS encoding thiamine-phosphate kinase, which yields MSTHGSTAAPGPLVGDLDESELLTVLTPPLPASPLEVVGNGDDGAVLAAPDGRYVVSTDVLVEGRHFRTDWSTPEQVGRRAAAQNLADVMGMGARPTAMVVSLVLPGSTPVAWVRGLASGLGQTCRRAGAGVVGGDLSAGDAVVIAVTVHGDLEGRPPVLRSGARPGDLLVHAGDLGSSRAGLALLSAGLDPESRPADGQARRCIERFLTPVPPLEAGPALAAAGASAMMDVSDSLLRDCGRIAAASGVLIDIDDPADDPADEARGAQDRRLAGARVALEPVAALAGETDPAAAARGWVLTGGEDHGLLATVPPGTVLPAGVSVIGRVHDPLTAPGVLVGSRPWEGPLGWDHFRA from the coding sequence GTGAGTACTCACGGGTCGACGGCGGCCCCCGGCCCGCTGGTGGGCGACCTCGACGAGTCCGAGCTGCTGACCGTCCTCACCCCGCCGCTGCCCGCTAGCCCCCTTGAGGTGGTGGGCAACGGTGACGACGGCGCCGTCCTGGCGGCCCCGGACGGGCGCTACGTCGTGTCCACGGACGTGCTCGTCGAGGGCCGCCACTTCCGCACCGACTGGTCAACCCCCGAGCAGGTGGGGCGGCGGGCCGCCGCACAGAATCTCGCCGACGTCATGGGCATGGGGGCCCGGCCCACGGCCATGGTCGTCTCACTCGTCCTGCCGGGCTCGACACCGGTGGCCTGGGTGCGGGGCCTGGCCAGCGGACTGGGGCAGACCTGCCGCCGGGCGGGGGCCGGCGTCGTCGGCGGCGACCTCAGCGCCGGGGACGCGGTGGTCATTGCCGTCACCGTGCACGGGGACCTCGAGGGTCGCCCACCCGTGCTGCGTTCGGGGGCGCGCCCTGGTGACCTCCTTGTCCACGCCGGGGACCTCGGTTCCTCCCGGGCGGGCCTGGCCCTGCTCAGTGCCGGCCTCGACCCTGAGAGCCGGCCGGCCGACGGCCAGGCGCGCCGCTGCATCGAGCGCTTCCTCACCCCGGTCCCTCCGCTTGAGGCCGGTCCCGCGCTGGCGGCGGCCGGGGCGAGCGCGATGATGGATGTCTCGGACTCCTTGCTGCGTGACTGCGGGCGCATCGCGGCCGCCTCCGGGGTCCTCATCGACATCGATGACCCGGCGGACGACCCGGCGGATGAAGCGCGGGGCGCGCAGGACCGGCGGCTGGCCGGGGCCCGCGTGGCGCTGGAACCCGTTGCCGCCCTGGCGGGCGAGACGGACCCGGCCGCGGCGGCGCGGGGCTGGGTGCTCACCGGGGGAGAGGACCACGGCTTGCTTGCCACTGTCCCGCCCGGCACCGTTCTGCCCGCGGGCGTGAGCGTCATCGGGCGCGTGCACGACCCGCTCACGGCCCCGGGCGTGCTTGTGGGCTCACGCCCCTGGGAAGGCCCCCTCGGCTGGGACCACTTCAGGGCCTGA
- a CDS encoding D-alanine--D-alanine ligase family protein → MPDALEPVHSAPTTTGRRRVAVVFGGRSGEHTISCATAAGVLSAIDRERYEVLPVGITTDGQWLLVDDDPAPLELTGPEPVEITADGLGRGELALRPGDGSLTALTPTGVQVLDQVDVVLPLLHGPYGEDGTIQGMLEMLGLPYVGCGVLASAAGMDKQVTKVLLGAAGIPTAPHVVVGRHEWSRDRVGILAACEALSYPLFVKPARAGSSLGISRVERPEDLEAAIEAARAVDPKVLVESGIVGREIEVAVLGGHGEDAPRVAEPGEIVMDASQGAGEFYDYETKYLAHDAVQMVCPARLTSDERDRLMSAAARAFEAIGGEGLARVDFFLTADGEVLVNEVNTMPGFTPFSMYPYMWEVSGLSYTELVTELIELALERPLNVNR, encoded by the coding sequence ATGCCTGATGCCCTTGAGCCCGTCCACAGCGCTCCCACCACCACGGGCAGGCGCCGCGTCGCCGTCGTCTTCGGGGGCCGCAGCGGCGAGCACACGATCTCCTGCGCCACCGCCGCGGGCGTTCTGTCCGCCATCGACCGTGAGCGCTACGAGGTCCTGCCCGTGGGTATCACGACCGACGGCCAGTGGCTCCTCGTCGACGACGACCCCGCCCCCCTCGAGCTCACCGGCCCCGAGCCCGTCGAGATCACGGCCGACGGTCTGGGCCGTGGCGAACTCGCGCTTCGGCCCGGCGATGGCTCGCTCACGGCCCTGACGCCCACCGGAGTGCAGGTCCTGGACCAGGTGGACGTCGTCCTGCCTCTGCTGCACGGCCCCTACGGGGAGGATGGCACCATCCAGGGCATGCTCGAGATGCTGGGCCTGCCCTACGTCGGCTGTGGTGTGCTTGCCAGCGCCGCAGGCATGGACAAGCAGGTCACGAAGGTCCTGCTGGGCGCCGCGGGCATCCCCACCGCCCCGCACGTCGTCGTTGGCCGCCACGAGTGGTCCCGGGACCGGGTCGGCATTCTGGCGGCCTGTGAGGCCCTGAGCTACCCGCTTTTCGTCAAGCCTGCCCGTGCCGGCTCCTCGCTGGGCATCAGCAGGGTTGAGCGTCCCGAGGACCTTGAGGCCGCCATCGAGGCCGCCCGCGCCGTCGACCCGAAGGTCCTTGTCGAGTCCGGGATCGTGGGCCGTGAGATTGAGGTCGCCGTCCTCGGGGGGCATGGCGAGGATGCCCCGCGTGTGGCCGAGCCCGGTGAGATCGTCATGGACGCCTCGCAGGGCGCCGGTGAGTTCTACGACTACGAGACCAAGTACCTGGCGCACGACGCCGTCCAGATGGTCTGCCCCGCGCGCCTGACGTCCGACGAGCGTGATCGGCTCATGAGCGCCGCTGCCCGCGCCTTCGAGGCCATCGGCGGTGAGGGCCTGGCCCGGGTGGACTTCTTCCTCACCGCCGACGGCGAGGTGCTGGTCAACGAGGTCAACACGATGCCCGGCTTCACCCCCTTCTCCATGTACCCCTACATGTGGGAGGTCTCCGGCCTGAGCTACACCGAGCTTGTCACCGAGCTCATCGAACTGGCTCTTGAGCGCCCGCTGAACGTCAACCGTTGA
- a CDS encoding AMIN-like domain-containing (lipo)protein, whose protein sequence is MSALPHLSRRTLLATGAVAGMATLAACGSTRPDASQPTSTPTAQPVPPTTPATASGTGEPSQAPASDDPAEPTGIDWVSGDSSAEPSPGSALVVSGVRVGAHPEEGYDRVVVELTGPGVPGWNAMWVEQAHTQGKGEPIELAGSHTLVIYGTGATMALAADVPEALDRGARQTVPGGTGLIEADLQLTFEDQYQLTLGTETEEYRVFTLTEPTRLVVDVRRP, encoded by the coding sequence ATGAGCGCTTTACCTCACCTGTCACGCCGCACCCTGCTGGCCACCGGTGCTGTTGCCGGTATGGCGACCCTGGCGGCCTGCGGCAGCACCCGCCCGGACGCCTCACAGCCGACGTCGACGCCGACGGCGCAGCCCGTCCCGCCCACCACACCGGCGACGGCCAGCGGCACGGGTGAGCCCTCCCAGGCCCCTGCCTCTGACGACCCCGCAGAGCCCACGGGGATCGACTGGGTGAGCGGGGACTCGAGCGCCGAGCCCTCACCGGGCTCGGCGCTGGTCGTCAGCGGTGTGCGGGTGGGGGCGCATCCCGAGGAGGGCTACGACCGCGTCGTCGTCGAGCTCACCGGGCCGGGCGTACCGGGGTGGAACGCCATGTGGGTTGAGCAGGCACACACCCAGGGCAAGGGCGAGCCCATCGAGCTGGCGGGCTCGCACACGCTCGTCATCTACGGCACGGGGGCCACGATGGCGCTGGCCGCGGATGTGCCCGAGGCCCTGGACCGGGGCGCCCGCCAGACGGTGCCCGGCGGGACGGGGCTTATCGAGGCGGACCTGCAGCTGACCTTCGAGGACCAGTACCAGCTGACGCTGGGCACCGAGACCGAGGAGTACCGGGTCTTCACCCTGACGGAGCCCACGCGCCTAGTCGTCGACGTCCGGCGTCCGTGA
- a CDS encoding NAD(P)H-dependent glycerol-3-phosphate dehydrogenase translates to MTSSTSRPFARATVIGSGAWGTTFAALLAEAGTPTTVWARRPEVAEEITAGHNEHYLPGITLPGLVSATTDLEGAVEGAGLVVVALPSQSARQVVSPLKGRLADGAAAVSLMKGIELGTGLRMSEVLGQALGLGCERLAVVSGPNLADEIAAGQPTATVVAAQDEALAAAVAASCATSTFRPYTNTDVLGVELCGAVKNVIALAVGIAAGRGLGDNSKATLITRGLVEITRLGLALGARPETFSGLAGMGDLVATCSSPLSRNQTFGRHLGQGMTAEQASAASRGVAEGARSARAVRDLAAAHGVEMPLTAGVVAVVEGHATTEEVTDALLARPRKAEGVNAAPLG, encoded by the coding sequence GTGACCTCCTCGACCTCGCGCCCCTTCGCGCGCGCCACCGTCATCGGCTCCGGTGCCTGGGGCACGACCTTCGCCGCACTGCTCGCTGAGGCCGGCACCCCGACGACCGTGTGGGCCCGCCGCCCTGAGGTGGCTGAGGAGATCACCGCCGGGCACAACGAGCACTACCTGCCCGGCATCACCCTGCCGGGGCTCGTGAGCGCCACGACGGACCTGGAGGGGGCCGTTGAGGGTGCCGGGCTCGTCGTCGTCGCCCTGCCCTCGCAGAGCGCCCGCCAGGTCGTGTCCCCCCTCAAGGGCCGTCTGGCCGACGGCGCCGCCGCCGTCTCCCTCATGAAAGGCATCGAGCTGGGCACGGGCCTGCGCATGAGCGAGGTCCTCGGCCAGGCCCTGGGCCTGGGGTGCGAGCGCCTCGCCGTCGTCTCCGGGCCCAACCTTGCCGACGAGATCGCGGCCGGGCAGCCCACGGCCACCGTCGTCGCCGCCCAGGATGAGGCGCTGGCCGCCGCGGTGGCCGCCTCCTGCGCCACGAGCACCTTCCGCCCCTACACGAACACCGACGTGCTGGGCGTCGAGCTGTGCGGGGCCGTCAAGAACGTCATCGCCCTCGCCGTCGGGATCGCCGCCGGGCGGGGACTGGGCGACAACTCCAAGGCCACGCTCATCACCCGCGGCCTGGTGGAGATCACCCGTCTGGGACTGGCGCTGGGCGCCAGGCCCGAGACCTTCTCCGGCCTGGCCGGCATGGGGGACCTCGTCGCCACCTGCTCCTCGCCCCTGAGCCGCAACCAGACCTTTGGTCGGCACCTGGGTCAGGGCATGACGGCCGAGCAGGCCTCCGCGGCCTCACGCGGGGTGGCGGAGGGCGCCCGTTCCGCGCGGGCCGTGCGTGACCTAGCCGCCGCTCACGGGGTTGAGATGCCCCTGACTGCGGGCGTGGTCGCCGTCGTCGAGGGCCATGCCACCACCGAGGAGGTCACCGACGCCCTGCTTGCCCGGCCGCGTAAGGCCGAGGGCGTCAACGCCGCCCCGCTGGGCTGA
- a CDS encoding lysophospholipid acyltransferase family protein, with amino-acid sequence MSPFYRFASRGVIIPFLKAISRQKVEGLENIPRDGGFIAVANHLSELDSLTAMRALVDADVPAYSLAKSTLFEVPVLGHVFKAGGQIPVYRGTDKAGNSLVEAERRLRGGDVVMIFPEGTLSRDPLRWPMTGKTGAARLAMSTGVPVLPMGQWGAQTIFDSFGGGFHPLPRKEVRVLIGEPFTLAERFGTDTQDREKVVAATAEIMSRITGLVEVLRGQKAPRPYDMRYDGDPGRTPNGRDLLGTRRPDPEPGDQTPGVAQERDDDAQDAS; translated from the coding sequence ATGTCTCCCTTCTACCGCTTCGCTTCGCGCGGTGTCATCATCCCCTTCCTCAAGGCCATCTCCCGCCAGAAGGTCGAGGGTCTGGAGAACATCCCGCGCGACGGAGGCTTCATCGCCGTCGCCAACCACCTGTCCGAGCTCGACTCGCTCACGGCGATGCGCGCCCTCGTCGACGCCGACGTCCCGGCCTACTCCCTGGCCAAGTCCACGCTCTTCGAGGTCCCCGTCCTCGGCCACGTCTTCAAGGCCGGCGGCCAGATCCCCGTCTACCGGGGCACCGACAAGGCCGGCAACTCCCTCGTCGAGGCCGAGCGGCGCCTGCGTGGGGGAGACGTCGTCATGATCTTCCCCGAGGGCACCCTGTCCCGGGACCCCCTGCGGTGGCCCATGACCGGCAAGACCGGTGCCGCCCGCCTCGCCATGTCCACCGGCGTGCCGGTCCTGCCCATGGGCCAGTGGGGCGCCCAGACGATCTTCGACTCCTTCGGCGGCGGCTTCCACCCCCTGCCGCGCAAGGAGGTTCGCGTCCTCATCGGTGAGCCCTTCACCCTGGCCGAGCGCTTCGGTACCGACACCCAGGACCGTGAGAAGGTCGTTGCCGCCACCGCCGAGATCATGTCCCGCATCACCGGACTGGTTGAGGTACTGCGTGGACAGAAGGCCCCGCGGCCCTACGACATGCGCTACGACGGCGATCCCGGCCGGACCCCCAACGGCCGTGACCTGCTGGGTACGCGCCGCCCCGACCCCGAGCCTGGGGATCAGACGCCCGGGGTGGCGCAGGAGCGCGACGACGACGCGCAGGACGCCTCGTGA
- the murA gene encoding UDP-N-acetylglucosamine 1-carboxyvinyltransferase, translating into MVDGLLQVEGGRPLRGEITVRGAKNLVPKAMVAALLGTSVSVLGNVPRIRDVDVVSGLLSLHGVAVDYDHQAGVLQLDPSRVESAHVADIDAHAGSSRIPILFCGPLLHRLGEAFIPDLGGCRIGDRPIDFHLDILRKFGATVDKQSLGIRLTAPSGLRGTVIDLPYPSVGATEQTLLTAVRAQGLTELRGAAVEPEILDLVDVLQKMGAIISVDTDRTIHIEGVDELVGYHHVALPDRIETASWASAALATGGDVLVHGALQRDMTTFLNVFRKVGGAFDVSGDGIRFWHPGGDLRSLVVETNVHPGFMTDWQQPLVVALTQAQGLSIVHETVYENRFGFTQALRQMGAQIQVYRECLGGASCRFGQRNFYHSAVISGPTPLHGADIEVPDLRGGFSHLIAALAAEGTSRVEGVNLIDRGYESFTGKLKALDADVTRLA; encoded by the coding sequence ATGGTTGACGGACTGCTGCAGGTCGAGGGTGGTCGCCCGCTGCGTGGCGAGATCACCGTGCGTGGCGCGAAGAACCTCGTACCCAAGGCGATGGTGGCCGCGCTACTGGGCACCTCGGTGTCCGTCCTGGGCAACGTGCCCCGCATCCGCGATGTCGACGTCGTCTCCGGGCTGCTGTCCCTGCACGGCGTCGCCGTCGACTACGACCACCAGGCGGGCGTCCTCCAGCTCGACCCCTCGCGGGTCGAGAGCGCCCACGTGGCGGACATCGACGCCCACGCCGGCTCCTCACGCATCCCGATTCTCTTCTGCGGCCCCCTCCTGCACCGCCTGGGCGAGGCCTTCATCCCGGACCTCGGCGGCTGCCGCATCGGCGACCGCCCCATCGACTTCCACCTCGACATCCTGCGCAAGTTCGGGGCCACAGTTGACAAGCAGTCGCTGGGTATCCGCCTGACCGCCCCCTCAGGCCTGCGCGGCACCGTCATCGACCTGCCCTACCCCAGTGTTGGCGCCACTGAGCAGACCCTTCTGACCGCCGTGCGCGCCCAGGGCCTGACCGAGCTGCGCGGTGCCGCCGTCGAGCCGGAGATCTTGGATCTCGTCGACGTCCTGCAGAAGATGGGCGCCATCATCAGCGTCGACACCGACCGCACCATCCACATCGAGGGCGTTGACGAGCTCGTCGGATACCACCACGTCGCCCTGCCCGACCGCATCGAGACCGCCTCCTGGGCCTCGGCGGCCCTGGCCACCGGTGGTGACGTGCTCGTGCACGGCGCCCTCCAGAGGGACATGACGACCTTCCTCAACGTCTTCCGCAAGGTCGGCGGCGCCTTCGACGTGAGCGGGGACGGCATCCGCTTCTGGCACCCGGGAGGCGACCTCAGGTCCCTCGTCGTCGAGACCAATGTCCACCCCGGCTTCATGACCGACTGGCAGCAGCCCCTCGTCGTCGCCCTCACCCAGGCCCAGGGCCTGTCCATCGTCCACGAGACCGTCTACGAGAACCGCTTCGGCTTCACCCAGGCGCTGCGCCAGATGGGCGCCCAGATCCAGGTCTACCGCGAGTGCCTGGGTGGCGCCTCCTGCCGCTTCGGCCAGCGCAACTTCTACCACTCCGCCGTCATCTCCGGGCCCACGCCCCTGCACGGCGCCGACATCGAGGTCCCCGACCTGCGGGGCGGCTTCTCCCACCTCATCGCGGCGCTCGCGGCCGAGGGGACCAGCCGTGTCGAGGGCGTCAACCTCATCGACCGCGGCTACGAGTCCTTCACGGGCAAGCTCAAGGCTCTCGACGCCGACGTCACGCGACTGGCCTGA